A single window of Periophthalmus magnuspinnatus isolate fPerMag1 chromosome 22, fPerMag1.2.pri, whole genome shotgun sequence DNA harbors:
- the ddx24 gene encoding ATP-dependent RNA helicase DDX24 codes for MKSKKMKPQGRRINPAKRSIHVKGKWKSIELDPSLFSEEGMEGLVCFEELTNYRLVDSEKAAARAAKELEKEKKKQGQKRKASAVEDTEDGEATEASGETAGTSKKKAKKKKNKIKKSKDESTEIVAQIEERDEEKSEPTEISVEGSQQDSEAKPTKKNKKKKLKKTKPESPIELTTEELPEQESTSEDQPVEVDQAPKSKPTKPPKMQIKNWTSAALSGSEDTSSDMSAWKDLYVPAPVLKALGSLGFSSPTPIQALALPSAIRDRMDILGAAETGSGKTLAFAIPMIHTILEWRENHDSSNIKGDAKKVESLYLPDEPGDADQQADEQEEEGGEDEEEEECADVDDSYAEEDNGVLNDGNSDDDGADDIKLGCVQVGVKAPFDPAPQKENQDDESQDQPLLGLVLTPTRELAVQVKHHIDAVAKFTNVSTAIIVGGMSQHKQKRLLKRRPEIVIGTPGRLWDLIKEREPHLQNLRQLRCLVIDEADRMVERGHFAELESLLEMLHTTHFNPKRQMFIFSATLTLSYTLPTRVLQKKKRLDQRSKLEILMEKVGIKTKPKVIDLTRKEATVETLTETQIHCQKEDKDYYLYYFLLQHPGRTMVFANSIDCIKRLKSILTILDCMSFSLHANMQQKQRLKNLERFADRESCVLLTTDVAARGLDIPNVQHVIHYQVPRTSETYVHRSGRTARAAKEGLCLLLIGPDDMLNFRKIFKTLGKDEDLPMFPIETQCMQAIKERVDLARRIESIEYHNCKEKKHNSWFRQAAEALEVDLDEDLLLGKSKDEHADVQQQRMVKGMKKHLKQLISQPVFKNVMKTKYPTQMGKLALKQTAVPGTQSALSRVLMQKSKQKVKKGLSQRRNQKPKKEKKK; via the exons ATGAAGTCCAAGAAGATGAAGCCACAAGGCAGGCGCATAAACCCAGCAAAACGGAGCATCCATGTGAAGGGAAAGTGGAAATCTATCGAACTGGACCCAAGTCTCTTTTCCGAGGAGGGAATGGAGGGGCTGGTATGCTTCGAAGAACTGACAAATTATCGTTTGGTCGACTCCGAGAAGGCAGCAGCCAGGGCGGCCAAAGAACTGgagaaggaaaagaagaagCAGGGCCAGAAGAGAAAGGCCAGCGCTGTGGAGGACACTGAAGATGGAGAGGCTACAGAGGCATCCGGAGAGACCGCTGGCACATCCaagaaaaaagccaaaaagaagaaaaacaaaattaagaaAAGCAAGGACGAGTCTACAGAAATTGTTGCTCaaatagaagagagagatgaggaaaaATCAGAACCTACAGAAATATCTGTGGAGGGTTCTCAACAGGATTCTGAAGCAAAGCCAACTaagaagaacaaaaagaagaagtTGAAGAAAACTAAGCCAGAATCTCCTATTGAACTGACAACAGAGGAACTACCAGAGCAGGAGTCAACTTCAGAAGACCAGCCTGTAGAAGTAGACCAAGCTCCTAAAAGCAAGCCCACAAAACCTCCCAAAATGCAGATAAAGAATTGGACCAGTGCCGCCTTATCTGGTTCTGAGGACACCAGCTCAGACATGAGTGCATGGAAGGATCTCTATGTACCTGCTCCTGTGCTAAAAGCCCTGGGCAGTTTGGGCTTCAGTTCACCCACACCCATCCAAGCCCTGGCATTGCCCTCAGCTATAAGAGACCGCATGGATATACTGGGAGCtgcagagacag GTAGTGGCAAGACCCTGGCCTTTGCTATCCCCATGATCCATACCATCCTGGAGTGGAGGGAAAACCATGATAGTTCAAACATTAAGGGTGATGCTAAGAAGGTAGAGAGTTTATATTTACCAGATGAGCCCGGAGATGCTGATCAACAAGCAGacgaacaggaggaggaggggggggaggatgaggaggaggaggaatgtGCAGATGTGGATGACAGCTATGCAGAGGAAGACAATGGTGTTTTGAATGATGGCAATAGTGATGATGATGGAGCAGATGATATCAagctgggatgtgttcaagtgGGTGTAAAGGCACCGTTTGACCCTGCTCCCCAAAAGGAAAACCAGGATGATGAAAGTCAAGATCAGCCTCTGCTTGGCCTAGTCCTCACTCCCACCAGAGAGCTAGCGGTCCAAGTCAAACACCATATAGATGCGGTGGCCAAGTTTACAA ATGTCAGTACAGCCATAATAGTGGGCGGGATGTCTCAGCACAAGCAGAAGAGGCTGCTGAAGCGCAGGCCAGAGATCGTCATAGGTACTCCAGGGCGCCTGTGGGACTTAATAAAGGAGAGGGAGCCACACCTGCAAAACCTCAGACAGCTCCG GTGTCTGGTGATTGATGAAGCTGACCGCATGGTAGAGAGGGGGCACTTTGCTGAGCTGGAGAGCCTTCTGGAGATGctgcacacaacacacttcAACCCCAAAAGACAAATGTTCATCTTCTCAGCCACACTCACACTGTCTTACACTCTGCCCACACGCGTTTTGCAGAAGAAAAAGAGGCTGGATCAGCGCAGTAAACTGGAAATCCTCATGGAAAAAGTGGGCATTAAAACCAAACCCAAAGTCATTGATCTGACCAGAAAAGAGGCCACTGTGGAGACGCTAACCGAGACACAGATCCACTGTCAGAAAGAGGACAAGGACTACTACCTCTATTACTTTCTTCTGCAGCACCCAGGCCGTACCATGGTGTTTGCAAACAGTATAGACTGCATCAAAAGGCTTAAATCCATTCTAACTATCTTGGACTGCATGTCATTCTCCCTGCATGCTAACATGCAGCAGAAACAACGTCTGAAAAACCTGGAGAGATTTGCTGACAGGGAGAG CTGTGTCCTCCTGACTACTGATGTGGCAGCAAGAGGGCTAGACATTCCCAATGTGCAGCATGTTATTCACTACCAG GTTCCCAGGACATCTGAAACCTATGTCCATCGCAGTGGCAGAACAGCCCGAGCAGCCAAAGAAGGCCTATGTTTGTTGCTGATAGGGCCTGATGACATGTTGAACTTCAGAAAGATTTTCAAAACTCTTGGGAAGGATGAAGACCTACCTATGTTTCCCATAGAGACACAATGCATGCAAGCTATCAAG GAGCGTGTAGATTTGGCCAGGAGAATAGAAAGTATTGAGTATCACAACTGCAAGGAGAAAAAGCACAACTCCTGGTTCAGACAAGCTGCAGAAGCTCTCGAGGTAGATCTGGATGAAGACCTTTTACTTG GTAAATCAAAAGACGAGCATGCTGATGTCCAGCAGCAGAGAATGGTAAAGGGCATGAAAAAACATCTGAAGCAGTTAATCTCTCAGCCTGTGTTCAAGAATGTGATGAAGACCAAGTACCCGACTCAGATGGGCAAACTGGCTCTGAAACAAACTGCTGTGCCAGGGACTCAAAGTGCACTGAGCAGAGTGTTAATGCAAAAGAGCAAACAGAAAGTTAAGAAAGGTCTTTCACAAAGGAGAAACCAGaaaccaaaaaaagaaaagaaaaaataa